The following coding sequences lie in one Eubacterium ventriosum genomic window:
- a CDS encoding extracellular solute-binding protein, whose amino-acid sequence MQKRISLLLVIVMIVTSLLACGKEKLNTKNESYEGKTGGFYTKQAIENWNSYDEADCTNIEAENIRLSGKKVSNYPITVTRKEKLKLRVTPPESADYCVVAEYRPVGDVLATDALYEVKLNGKETKRTQLQMLWHDLTREAVDRSGNESVRRQTNLDEYVKSTFLDYGNTDREKVQWKLEKGKTYTFEIIPDEQGIEISGLMLYKIKDTKTEKMQKTDNVPMIVIEAEKYSLKSDSYIRATSARDASLSPYDTYHKKINLIDSSAWGTAGQKIIWEFEAKEEGNYRLGLHLKQNADVNKTVFRTIEIDGKVTDSRWENAKVPYTGTSGYHNYTFNDEEGDMTVHLAKGKHTLAMVVTVGDYKEIYSQIDELMKNVNQLGTELLRITGGVSDENRTWDLESYMPDATDRIKKYAEQADKIYEQLEKIDGKEPVYAMDLQTASDKLRKLLEEPEKIPGKTEDIFRGDDSASKYLGNVLSCLTGQGLSLDKIYLYGTDELPKEDISIFKTAGEAIKRFLWSFTDEADSDNYAASDQNEEELEVWVAQSTVTVQILQQLLDETYNKEHNTNIRLKVMPNEQKLVLSNATNTNPDVVLCATAGQPFTFACRGALKNLLDYEDFMDVYTKDYQLESLVATSYGDGVYGAVDSRNFQLLFYRKDILESLHLEVPQTWDDIEAMMPTLLRNQMNCYIPISQRASLKGLGVTTPFIYQKGAEIYSEKGNTTAINSTESVDAITEMTEFYKIYGMQTTVENFYLSFRYGEVPIGIGDFNTYLQLKMAAPELAGQWGVALCPGTRQKDGSILRYQPADTTASMIFANTDKPDEAWEFLKWWLDEDTQYEYSIRRCQSLGLEYQWNTANIEAFKKLPFDSDVKEKAIEQWQYQREVTPHPASYIVERELSGVWNDVVIDGSDMMESLDQAVLVIDREIKRKLQEFGYIDQDGKLIKDYNIEILKMLYTKTGRRGAKNEK is encoded by the coding sequence ATGCAAAAAAGAATCAGCTTGTTATTAGTTATAGTAATGATTGTTACTTCACTTTTAGCGTGTGGAAAGGAAAAATTAAATACAAAGAACGAATCCTATGAAGGAAAGACAGGCGGATTTTATACAAAACAGGCAATTGAAAACTGGAATTCATATGACGAAGCTGACTGTACAAATATAGAAGCAGAAAATATCCGGCTTAGTGGAAAGAAAGTTTCAAATTATCCGATAACTGTAACCAGAAAAGAAAAACTGAAGTTGCGTGTTACGCCTCCAGAGTCAGCAGATTATTGTGTTGTAGCAGAATATCGTCCAGTGGGCGATGTTCTGGCTACAGATGCATTGTATGAAGTGAAATTGAATGGAAAAGAAACAAAGCGGACACAGTTACAAATGCTTTGGCATGATTTGACAAGAGAAGCTGTTGATAGAAGTGGGAACGAATCCGTTAGAAGACAAACAAACTTGGATGAATATGTGAAGAGCACATTTTTAGATTATGGAAATACGGATAGAGAGAAAGTTCAGTGGAAATTAGAGAAGGGAAAAACTTATACATTTGAGATAATTCCGGATGAGCAGGGAATAGAAATATCCGGATTAATGCTTTATAAAATAAAAGATACGAAAACAGAAAAAATGCAAAAAACGGATAATGTTCCGATGATTGTAATTGAAGCAGAAAAATATTCGTTAAAGTCAGATTCTTATATCAGAGCAACATCAGCAAGGGACGCATCTCTTTCACCTTATGATACATATCATAAAAAAATTAATTTGATTGACAGTTCTGCATGGGGAACAGCAGGTCAGAAGATTATATGGGAATTTGAGGCGAAAGAGGAAGGCAATTATCGTTTAGGTCTTCATTTGAAACAAAATGCTGATGTTAATAAGACGGTGTTTAGAACGATAGAGATAGATGGAAAAGTTACAGATTCCAGATGGGAGAATGCAAAAGTCCCATATACAGGAACCAGTGGATATCATAATTATACATTTAATGACGAAGAGGGGGATATGACGGTACACCTGGCGAAAGGAAAACATACTTTGGCAATGGTGGTAACTGTGGGAGATTATAAAGAAATATATTCACAGATTGATGAATTGATGAAAAATGTAAATCAACTGGGAACTGAGTTACTTCGTATTACAGGCGGGGTGTCCGATGAAAATCGTACATGGGATTTAGAATCTTATATGCCTGATGCAACAGACAGAATAAAGAAATACGCAGAACAGGCAGATAAAATATATGAGCAATTAGAAAAAATAGACGGAAAAGAACCGGTATATGCGATGGACTTACAGACAGCGTCCGATAAACTTAGAAAACTATTGGAGGAACCGGAAAAAATACCAGGGAAAACAGAAGATATTTTCAGAGGTGATGATTCAGCCTCCAAGTATTTAGGAAATGTGTTATCCTGCCTTACAGGTCAGGGATTATCTTTGGATAAAATTTATCTGTATGGAACAGATGAACTGCCAAAAGAAGATATATCAATATTCAAAACAGCAGGAGAGGCGATTAAGCGATTTTTATGGTCATTTACAGACGAAGCAGATAGTGATAATTATGCTGCCAGTGATCAGAATGAAGAAGAACTGGAAGTGTGGGTGGCACAATCTACTGTAACAGTTCAGATATTACAACAGTTATTAGATGAGACATATAATAAAGAGCATAATACAAATATTCGTTTGAAAGTTATGCCAAATGAACAAAAACTGGTATTGTCCAATGCAACGAATACAAATCCGGATGTGGTGCTCTGTGCAACGGCAGGGCAGCCGTTTACGTTTGCCTGTAGAGGGGCATTAAAGAATCTTCTGGACTATGAAGACTTTATGGATGTCTACACAAAAGATTATCAATTGGAATCTTTAGTAGCAACATCTTATGGTGACGGTGTTTATGGCGCTGTGGATTCCAGAAACTTTCAGTTATTGTTTTATCGCAAAGATATTCTGGAATCACTACATCTGGAAGTGCCACAGACATGGGATGACATAGAGGCCATGATGCCGACACTGTTAAGAAATCAGATGAACTGTTATATACCTATTTCACAGAGAGCATCATTAAAGGGTTTAGGAGTTACTACTCCATTTATATACCAAAAGGGTGCAGAAATATATTCAGAAAAAGGTAATACGACAGCAATTAATAGTACAGAGTCGGTGGATGCTATTACAGAAATGACAGAATTCTACAAAATATACGGAATGCAGACTACTGTAGAAAACTTTTATCTGAGTTTTAGATATGGTGAGGTGCCAATCGGAATAGGAGATTTTAATACGTATCTCCAGTTGAAGATGGCAGCACCGGAATTGGCAGGACAGTGGGGAGTTGCATTATGTCCGGGAACCAGACAGAAGGATGGAAGTATTCTCAGATATCAGCCGGCTGACACTACGGCATCAATGATTTTTGCGAATACAGATAAGCCGGATGAAGCATGGGAATTCCTTAAATGGTGGTTGGACGAGGATACACAGTATGAGTATTCTATCAGAAGATGTCAAAGTTTAGGTTTAGAATACCAATGGAATACAGCAAATATTGAGGCCTTCAAGAAACTGCCATTTGATTCGGATGTAAAAGAAAAAGCCATAGAACAGTGGCAGTATCAGAGAGAAGTTACGCCACATCCTGCTTCTTACATTGTGGAGAGAGAGTTAAGCGGTGTATGGAATGATGTGGTTATAGACGGCAGTGATATGATGGAATCTTTAGATCAGGCTGTTTTAGTAATAGACAGAGAAATTAAAAGAAAACTTCAGGAATTTGGATATATAGATCAAGATGGAAAATTAATTAAAGATTATAATATAGAGATACTAAAAATGCTTTACACAAAAACAGGAAGACGAGGTGCCAAAAATGAAAAGTAA
- a CDS encoding carbohydrate ABC transporter permease: MKSKLLSLKKIKNEYSSLVLMAPYTFLFILFIIIPVGAAIILSFTSFNAIGAPSFTGLSNYVNLLTNDSVFMQKVLPNTLIYAIFVGLGGYVLSFFLAWSLSQIPKIPRTIMTVILYSPSVTGGVLLATIWSSVFSGDKRGLLNYLLLKYDIIENPIQWLQSGSYLMPIMIIVGLWSSMGIGFLSMLSGILNTDKEMYEAARIDGVKNRFQEIIYITIPAIKPQMMFGAVMAIVNIFKDGGSGVTLSGANPTPDYAGQLIANHIDDYGFIRYEMGYAAAVSTVLLLMIFILSRVVSRVFSSDGE, translated from the coding sequence ATGAAAAGTAAACTCCTTTCTTTAAAAAAAATTAAAAATGAATATTCCTCTTTAGTTTTAATGGCACCTTATACATTCCTGTTTATTTTGTTTATTATAATCCCGGTGGGGGCGGCTATTATATTATCATTTACATCATTTAATGCAATTGGTGCGCCGTCCTTTACAGGGTTAAGCAATTATGTGAATTTGCTTACGAATGATTCGGTATTTATGCAGAAAGTATTGCCGAATACATTGATATATGCCATTTTTGTAGGACTTGGTGGTTATGTATTATCATTTTTTTTGGCATGGTCATTATCTCAGATACCAAAAATACCGAGAACAATTATGACCGTTATATTATATTCTCCGTCTGTAACTGGTGGAGTATTGCTGGCGACTATATGGAGTTCAGTTTTTAGTGGAGACAAGAGAGGCTTGTTGAATTATTTACTGTTAAAATATGATATTATCGAGAATCCTATTCAATGGTTACAGTCGGGATCATATCTCATGCCGATTATGATTATTGTAGGTCTTTGGAGTTCTATGGGCATAGGGTTTCTCTCAATGCTGTCAGGTATTTTGAATACGGATAAAGAAATGTATGAGGCAGCAAGAATAGACGGTGTCAAGAATAGATTTCAGGAAATTATCTATATTACGATTCCGGCGATAAAACCGCAAATGATGTTCGGTGCAGTAATGGCGATTGTTAATATCTTTAAAGATGGTGGAAGTGGTGTAACACTTTCCGGAGCCAACCCCACACCGGATTATGCAGGACAGTTGATAGCAAATCATATTGATGATTATGGATTTATCCGTTATGAGATGGGAT